The Zalophus californianus isolate mZalCal1 chromosome 7, mZalCal1.pri.v2, whole genome shotgun sequence genome includes a region encoding these proteins:
- the LOC113928050 gene encoding LOW QUALITY PROTEIN: olfactory receptor 2H1 (The sequence of the model RefSeq protein was modified relative to this genomic sequence to represent the inferred CDS: inserted 1 base in 1 codon; substituted 1 base at 1 genomic stop codon), translating into MNQERNSYLLTLVGNTLIILLSVWDPRLHSPMYFFLPNLSFLDLCFTTSSIPQMLVNLWGAKTINFLGCSVQLLIFLFLGTTECILLTVMALDHYVAIGQSLHYTTIIHXHLCWQLTSMAWVIGLLESVVQTPPTLRLPFCPHWQVDDFVCEVPALIRLSCGNTTYNEIQMAVASTLILVVSLSLILVSYFAIAQAVLRINSTKGWGKTFGTCSSHLAVVSLFYSSVIAVYLQSXNSYARKKGKFFGLFYAVGTPALNSLIYTLRNKEVKRAFRRLLGKDRDTRGS; encoded by the exons ATGAACCAAG AAAGAAATTCCTACCTTCTGACCCTGGTGGGCAACACCCTCATCATTCTGCTGTCTGTGTGGGACCCCAGGCTCCACTCCCCGATGTACTTTTTCCTCCCTAACCTGTCCTTCTTGGACCTCTGCTTCACCACAAGTTCCATCCCCCAGATGCTGGTCAACCTCTGGGGCGCAAAGACCATCAACTTCCTTGGCTGCTCTGTTCAGCTCCTCATCTTTCTGTTCCTGGGGACCACTGAGTGCATCCTCCTGACAGTGATGGCCCTCGACCACTATGTGGCCATCGGCCAGTCTCTCCATTATACCACCATTATCC CCCACCTGTGCTGGCAGCTGACATCCATGGCCTGGGTCATCGGTCTGCTGGAGTCAGTAGTCCAGACACCACCAACTCTCCGCCTGCCCTTCTGTCCCCACTGGCAGGTGGATGACTTTGTGTGTGAAGTCCCAGCTCTAATCAGACTGTCCTGTGGGAACACCACCTACAATGAGATCCAGATGGCTGTTGCCAGCACCCTCATCTTGGTTGTGTCCCTCAGCCTCATCCTTGTCTCTTACTTTGCCATTGCCCAGGCAGTGCTGAGGATTAACTCTACAAAAGGGtggggaaagacatttgggaccTGCTCCTCCCATCTTGCCGTGGTCTCCCTCTTCTACAGCTCAGTCATTGCTGTCTACCTCCAGTCCTAAAATTCCTATGCTCGCAAAAAGGGCAAGTTCTTTGGTCTATTCTATGCTGTGGGCACTCCAGCACTTAACTCTCTCATTTACACCCTGAGGAACAAGGAGGTAAAGAGGGCCTTTAGGAGGTTGCTGGGGAAGGACAGGGACACAAGGGGGAGCTGA